A window of the Peromyscus leucopus breed LL Stock chromosome 22, UCI_PerLeu_2.1, whole genome shotgun sequence genome harbors these coding sequences:
- the S1pr4 gene encoding sphingosine 1-phosphate receptor 4, which yields MNISTWSCHRLAASGHSHLIVLHYNHSGRLAGRGGPEDGGGLGTLRGPSVAAGCLVVLENAVVLAAIATRMRSRRWVYYCLLNITLSDLLTGLAYLVNVLLSGARTFQLAPAHWFLREGLLFMALAASTFSLLFTAGERFATMVRVAESGATKTSRVYGCIGLCWLLAATLGLLPLLGWNCVCAFPRCSSLLPLYSKGYVLFCVVVFALILVAILGLYGAIFRVVRANGQKSPRPPARRKARRLLNTVLMILVAFVVCWGPLFGLLLADIFGSNVWAQEYLRGMDWILALAVLNSAINPLIYSFRSREVQRAVLAFLCCGCLRLGLRGPGDCLTRITEAHSGASTTDSSLRTRDSFRASRSLSFKMREPLSSISSVRSV from the coding sequence ATGAACATCAGCACCTGGTCCTGTCACCGGCTGGCGGCCAGCGGTCACAGCCACCTCATTGTCCTGCACTACAACCACAGCGGGCGGCTGGCCGGCCGCGGGGGCCCCGAGGACGGCGGCGGGCTGGGGACGCTGCGGGGGCCGTCGGTGGCGGCCGGCTGCCTGGTGGTGCTGGAGAACGCGGTGGTGCTGGCCGCCATCGCCACCCGCATGCGGTCGCGCCGCTGGGTCTACTACTGCCTGCTGAACATCACGCTGAGCGACCTGCTCACCGGCCTGGCCTACCTGGTCAACGTGCTGCTGTCGGGGGCGCGCACCTTCCAGCTGGCCCCCGCGCACTGGTTCCTGCGGGagggcttgctcttcatggcccTGGCCGCGTCCACCTTCAGCCTGCTCTTCACGGCCGGCGAGCGCTTCGCCACCATGGTGCGGGTGGCCGAGAGCGGGGCCACCAAGACCAGCCGCGTGTATGGCTGCATCGGGCTGTGCTGGCTGCTGGCGGCCACGCTGGGGCTGCTGCCCCTCCTGGGCTGGAACTGCGTGTGCGCCTTCCCGCGGTGCTCCAGCCTGCTGCCCCTCTACTCCAAGGGCTACGTGCTCTTCTGCGTGGTGGTCTTCGCCCTCATCCTGGTGGCCATCCTGGGCCTCTATGGGGCCATCTTTAGGGTGGTCCGGGCCAACGGGCAGAAGTCCCCGCGTCCCCCGGCCCGCCGCAAGGCCCGCCGGCTGCTCAACACTGTGCTGATGATTTTGGTGGCCTTTGTGGTGTGCTGGGGCCCCCTGTTTGGCCTGCTCCTGGCCGACATCTTTGGTTCCAACGTCTGGGCCCAGGAGTACCTCCGTGGCATGGACTGGATCCTGGCCCTGGCCGTGCTCAATTCTGCCATCAACCCCCTCATCTACTCCTTCCGCAGCCGCGAGGTGCAGCGCGCAGTGCTGGCCTTCCTCTGCTGCGGCTGTCTTCGGTTAGGCCTGCGGGGTCCTGGTGACTGCCTGACCCGGATCACCGAGGCCCACTCCGGTGCGTCCACCACCGACAGCTCGCTAAGGACAAGAGACAGTTTTCGGGCTTCCCGATCGCTCAGCTTCAAGATGCGAGAGCCGCTGTCCAGCATTTCCAGTGTCCGGAGCGTCTAG